From the Temnothorax longispinosus isolate EJ_2023e chromosome 6, Tlon_JGU_v1, whole genome shotgun sequence genome, one window contains:
- the LOC139814342 gene encoding uncharacterized protein → MNAIWNRSVLERPPYATWQIGPLDAKKKGVDVTRFEAALTTATHDLESMSDLHVNAAVLSRLIYRMKSKFRNDKGLKYMIKLNKALLNYYNMSLMKEYATLRSDLQTDDGRYVLPSRQILEYVLVRTQGFGKLMARMEEISRHASHFLRARIKLGHAWSVALVAYATTSRIWFHVRSVIKKCCKWYDELYRCAEQFQYVGAKSWLPTDQSLPRNLKSWLCLDWLDTDTTSKRKSQTWQRIFGEPAIECNDTETTFVIPDEETGGSRLTEVGVASTSNELEDKPVSNNDVGEVIDREAFERSLPSNDRSITTKRKHTDTNERGSLKEPKRKRKKKNRK, encoded by the exons ATGAACGCAATTTGGAATCGGTCTGTTTTGGAGCGGCCGCCATACGCAACGTGGCAGATCGGGCCGCTAGACGCCAAGAAGAAGG GCGTGGACGTAACTCGATTCGAGGCCGCACTGACCACGGCTACCCACGATCTGGAATCGATGAGCGATCTGCACGTGAACGCCGCGGTCCTGAGCCGCTTGATCTATCGGATGAAGAGTAAATTTCGAAACGACAAGGGCTTGAAGTACATGATCAAGCTGAACAAGGCGTTGCTCAACTATTACAACATGTCTCTGATGAAGGAGTACGCGACTCTGCGATCCGACCTCCAAACGGACGACGGCCGGTACGTTTTGCCGAGCCGACAAATTCTGGAGTACGTGCTCGTGAGAACGCAGGGCTTCGGTAAGCTCATGGCCAGAATGGAAGAGATCTCGAGGCACGCCTCGCACTTCCTGAGGGCCAGAATCAAATTGGGCCACGCGTGGAGCGTTGCCCTGGTCGCTTATGCTACCACGAGCAGAATTTG GTTCCACGTGAGGAGTGTGATCAAGAAATGTTGCAAATGGTACGACGAGCTGTATCGGTGTGCGGAACAGTTTCAGTATGTCGGTGCAAAATCCTGGCTTCCGACAGATCAGAGCTTACCGCGCAACTTAAAATCGTGGCTCTGTTTGGACTGGCTAGATACAGATACGACGAG CAAACGTAAGTCACAAACCTGGCAGAGGATATTTGGAGAACCTGCGATCGAATGTAACGATACTGAAACAACTTTTGTCATACCTGATGAAGAAACTGGTGGCTCAAGACTGACAGAAGTCGGCGTTGCTTCGACAAGTAATGAATTAGAAGACAAACCGGTATCGAATAATGATGTTGGAG AAGTGATAGATCGAGAGGCTTTTGAGAGAAGCCTTCCATCAAATGATAGGTCCATAACGACAAAACGTAAACACACAGATACTAACGAGAGGGGAAGCCTAAAGGAAccaaaaaggaaaagaaagaaaaagaatagaaaataa
- the Wapl gene encoding uncharacterized protein Wapl: protein MTSRSYTKSYSRKVSSVTPGSIQFDKLFRENSNRPSAAKSAGTVGKWGITSFTSIRSTNINGRRDDIHTFGAKRVKLDYGNQNRVNPGKDPFSFETDPDNKSDASPAVVKPKKFFKSRNVPPVVEESRQDVAIYRQVPDSQYGRARAPKQPPQQQQPAQKQQQQQQQAVTKTPIKKVVETLDSTGTPDTPNREESKPPIVLRICKGTARLVCGDVHQDAQESPETDTYRISTPLASPSKVDIERKTFNTETTLKSDHRSLRAHQPVVSTVSIPLENSDMRRTTRSRAKNLHLDTTATTSVVAPPSTTPVTPNSHGSGLSLTLRKSVTDSNNTLISHYDIVKTDCSSTYSSKPTIEPLIGRDQPLPTTTQELIDILSSDSDARPPPPPPPSPPAPSPPSPQVAPPVALAAGIDDNDNDNTENAEEATPESVANQIEQHCSIDIPSDEAAVEPVVVAQQAEAEPEAELDLESEPELPTRGPTETVATVEIAAKTLVDQDWFSGSDDSEGASGNAETEIALHVTSTISESQTSDPPSTSVSSTKPAAAKKGSIFKSRSTGATNGNKRRALYKHKWCDSDKESTAADTPNTGNSTPTTASGSSNAGPVAYEEEFEPSQLTRVVTYPAADADFEDDADMVTSVRCGKKVKGFYTVVKNVKKAHQIQESGEFQEFNDDVEYILDTLRENNPNATRCLSAIRLASKCMAPAFRMHVRAHGTVAKFFKALHDATKDQSLGLCTATVMFVLSQDRLAMDLDRDCLELMLSLLESDASHKDALDDCGLSHAELLKNKEKVRQLCADIQAQGHAKHLNLDNITVGQLAMETLLSLTSKRAGEWFKEELRELGGLEHIVKTIRECHRHINSQNVLSSGWTDPLLDKLRKVDRCLRVLENVTHMNEENQVYLLKYGEGILVSTLASLYHLCGQEIPVHPTTDPSDKSSTGAVVRECLFAIIKVLINLTHRFNGQSFGSKSVGAQVGVLDCSLFLLLRVPESLPEEKRFDMMMLALILLINLVEQCDDNKQLLIDSKAPPSSENIFDAEESGVASLIDLFYKQEELARAEEQKTDAILDGKKDSEQTETVSTTTKSQEEFIEETVTKLLQKAGRHMEHTLIGSYVVLLLGYLIMDNKEYESLVRSRLPDKNFATMVSVLQKFFNFMNLTASNEVSSCGIAATEKVIKFLKMSDARIEEEKNELPLPALEDTNTMLDLTSS, encoded by the exons ATGACGTCCCGCAGTTACACCAAGTCCTACAGCCGCAAGGTCAGCAGTGTAACGCCCGGCAGCATCCAGTTCGACAAGCTCTTCCGCGAGAACAGCAACCGGCCGTCCGCCGCCAAGTCCGCGGGCACCGTCGGCAAATGGGGCATCACGTCCTTCACGTCCATCAGGAGCACGAACATCAACG GGAGGAGAGATGATATACATACTTTCGGCGCGAAGAGAGTGAAACTCGATTATGGGAATCAGAATCGCGTTAATCCCGGAAAGGATCCGTTCTCCTTTGAGACCGATCCGGACAACAAGTCAGACGCGTCCCCGGCGGTTGTCAAGCCGAAGAAGTTCTTCAAGAGCCGAAATGTCCCGCCTGTGGTGGAAGAATCTCGCCAGGATGTGGCAATTTACAGACAAGTACCTGATTCGCAATACGGGAGGGCCCGTGCTCCGAAGCAACCcccgcagcagcagcagccagCGCagaagcagcagcagcagcaacagcaggcTGTAACGAAAACTCCAATTAAGAAAGTAGTAGAAACTTTAGATAGCACCGGTACGCCCGATACCCCCAATCGGGAGGAGAGCAAACCGCCGATCGTCCTGAGAATATGCAAGGGTACGGCGCGATTGGTTTGCGGGGACGTGCACCAGGACGCTCAGGAGTCGCCCGAGACCGACACCTACAGGATCTCCACTCCCCTCGCTAGTCCCTCGAAGGTGGACATCGAGCGTAAGACGTTCAATACGGAGACGACGCTCAAGTCCGATCATAGATCCTTGCGTGCGCATCAACCCGTCGTCTCCACCGTGTCGATCCCGTTGGAGAATTCGGACATGCGTAGGACCACGCGTAGTCGCGCCAAGAATCTGCACCTGGACACGACGGCGACGACCTCCGTCGTGGCACCGCCGTCGACGACACCGGTCACCCCCAACTCGCACGGCTCCGGCCTCTCGCTGACGCTGCGAAAATCGGTGACGGACTCCAATAACACTCTTATCTCCCATTACGACATCGTTAAGACTGACTGCAGCTCAACGTATTCGTCCAAACCGACGATCGAGCCGTTGATCGGACGCGATCAGCCACTGCCAACCACGACTCAAGAGCTGATCGATATACTGTCGAGCGATTCTGACGCGagaccaccaccaccaccgccgccatCGCCGCCAGCACCATCGCCACCGTCGCCGCAAGTAGCACCACCGGTAGCTTTGGCCGCCGGTATCGACGACAATGACAATGACAATACGGAGAACGCGGAAGAGGCAACGCCGGAGAGCGTCGCGAACCAAATTGAACAACATTGCTCCATAGATATCCCGAGCGATGAAGCTGCGGTCGAGCCGGTCGTGGTCGCGCAGCAAGCCGAGGCTGAGCCGGAGGCAGAGCTTGATCTCGAATCGGAGCCGGAGCTACCTACACGCGGACCGACCGAGACCGTCGCCACGGTCGAGATCGCGGCCAAGACCTTGGTCGATCAGGATTGGTTTTCAGGTAGTGACGACAGTGAGGGTGCCAGTGGGAACGCCGAGACTGAGATCGCGCTGCACGTGACGAGCACGATCTCGGAGTCGCAGACCTCGGACCCGCCGTCGACGAGCGTCTCGTCGACCAAGCCCGCCGCCGCCAAGAAAGGCAGTATCTTCAAGAGCCGTTCGACCGGCGCGACGAACGGGAATAAGAGACGGGCGTTGTACAAGCACAAGTGGTGCGACAGCGACAAGGAGTCCACCGCTGCGGATACGCCTAACACCGGCAACAGCACGCCGACCACCGCGTCCGGTTCCAGCAACGCCGGACCGGTGGCGTACGAGGAAGAGTTCGAGCCCTCGCAGTTGACGAGAGTCGTGACTTATCCCGCGGCCGATGCGGATTTCGAGGACGATGCCGACATGGTCACGAGCGTTCGCTGCGGCAAAAAAGTTAAAGGG TTCTATACTGTAGTAAAGAATGTAAAGAAAGCTCATCAGATACAAGAAAGTGGAGAATTCCAGGAGTTTAATGACGATGTGGAATATATCTTGGACACTTTGAGAGAGAATAATCCGAATGCTACTCGTTGCCTTTCAGCCATACGATTAGCAAGTAAATGTATGGCTCCTGCATTTCGTATGCACGTGCGTGCTCATGGAACTGTTGCCAAGTTTTTTAAAGCTCTTCATGATGCAACTAAAGATCAG AGTCTTGGTCTATGCACAGCTACAGTAATGTTTGTATTAAGTCAAGATCGTCTGGCTATGGATCTTGATCGCGATTGTTTGGAATTAATGTTAAGTCTATTAGAATCTGATGCCAGCCATAAGGATGCTCTTGACGATTGTGGTCTCAGTCATGCTGAATTActgaaaaacaaagaaaaagtgCGTCAGTTATGCGCTGATATACAAGCTCAAGGACACGCTAAGCATCTAAATCTAGATAATATCACC GTTGGTCAGCTCGCTATGGAGACACTCTTGAGTCTTACGTCAAAGCGCGCTGGAGAATGGTTCAAAGAAGAATTACGAGAATTAGGTGGCTTGGAGCATATTGTAAAGACAATTCGAGAATGTCACCGTCATATTAACAGCCAGAATGTTTTAAGCTCTGGCTGGACAGATCCTTTATTAGACAAATTACGTAAAGTTGACAGATGTTTACGCGTCTTAGAAAAT GTAACTCATATGAACGAAGAGAATCAGgtgtatttattaaagtacGGAGAAGGAATATTAGTAAGCACGTTAGCTAGTTTATATCATCTATGTGGACAAGAGATTCCCGTTCATCCAACAACAGATCCAAGCGATAAAAGTTCTACCGGTGCTGTTGTTAGAGAATgtctttttgcaattattaaagTTCTCATCAATCTGACCCATCGGTTCAACGGACaat CCTTTGGTAGCAAATCAGTTGGCGCACAAGTTGGCGTTTTGGACTGTAGcttgtttcttttattacgCGTGCCTGAATCACTCCCGGAAGAAAAGCGGTTTGACATGATGATGTTGGCATTAATCCTATTGATAAATTTGGTGGAGCAGTGTGACGATAACAAGCAACTTCTCATTGACTCCAAGGCACCTCCGTcgtcagaaaatatttttgatg CGGAGGAAAGCGGCGTGGCGTCGTTGATCGATTTGTTTTACAAACAAGAGGAACTTGCGCGTGCCGAGGAACAGAAAACGGACGCGATCCTGGACGGAAAGAAAGATTCCGAGCAAACGGAAACGGTATCGACCACTACTAAATCTCAGGAAGAATTTATCGAAGAGACCGTTACAAAAT TATTACAGAAAGCTGGACGACATATGGAGCATACGTTGATCGGATCATACGTAGTACTGTTACTTGGATACTTAATAATGGATAACAAG GAGTACGAGTCGCTGGTACGAAGTAGACTACCGGACAAGAACTTCGCCACTATGGTATCTGTACTTCAAAAGTTCTTCAACTTCATGAATCTGACGGCATCG AACGAAGTGAGTAGTTGCGGAATCGCcgctaccgagaaggtaatcAAGTTCCTAAAGATGTCGGACGCCAGAATCGAGGAGGAGAAGAATGAGTTACCATTGCCAGCGTTAGAGGACACCAACACGATGCTTGACTTAACTTCATCTTGA
- the LOC139814332 gene encoding probable ATP-dependent RNA helicase DDX43 isoform X2 — translation MSDRWDSNRTPSRRRSNRSSGDNWRDDSTQNYSNDSYRRSNDGNSASEGATNGLVMYIDTNNIGRVIGRGGTKIKALQDESQAKISIDRQNDGNGQTAVTLTGSDDAQQRAKSLIEELLTERSNMQERVESTRRPAPMSAMPEQNQEVDWANFDWTKANEEYEERQKKRWAALPPIIKDFYKEDPDVANMPQSEVAHFRKTNNNIEVRHVFENEGASDEDMKIPNPVETFEQAFQAYPDILREIRKQKFEKPSPIQCQAWPILLSGRDLIGIAQTGTGKTLAFLLPALIHIDGQPTPRDERPGPNVLVMAPTRELALQIEKEVAKYSYHGIRAVCVYGGGSRKAQIDTVSKGVQIVIATPGRLNDLVQSEILDVSAVTYLILDEADRMLDMGFEPQIRKTLLGVRPDRQTVMTSATWPQGVRRLAQSYMKNPIQVFVGSLDLAAVHSVTQRIYMINEDEKSDMMHQFFREMGSNDKVMVFFGKKAKVDDISSDLALSNIDCQSIHGDRDQTDREQALEDLKTGAVQILLATDVASRGIDIEDITHVLNYDFPRDIEEYVHRVGRTGRAGRTGESITFMTRQDWHHAKGLIEILEEANQEVPEEVYKMAERYDAWKKKKDAEQSSVRGFNRNSGRSRYRT, via the exons ATGAGTGACAGGTGGGATAGTAATAGAACGCCATCGAGGAG ACGTTCTAACAGATCTTCTGGAGATAACTGGAGAGATGACTCGACACAGAATTATAGTAATGATTCGTATAGGAGGAGTAATGATGGTAATAGTGCTTCAGAAGGTGCTACAAATGGACTTGTTATGTACATTGACACCAACAACATTGGAAGAGTTATTGGAAGGGGTGGCACCAAGATTAAGGCTCTACAAGATGAGAGCCAAGCCAAGATcagt ATCGATAGACAAAATGATGGAAATGGACAGACTGCTGTGACGCTAACCGGTTCCGATGACGCCCAACAACGAGCTAAGAGCTTGATAGAGGAGTTATTAACCGAGAGAAGTAACATGCAGGAAAGGGTAGAATCTACGCGAAGACCGGCACCTATGTCGGCTATGCCCGAGCAAAACCAAGAGGTTGATTGGGCTAATTTTGATTGGACCAAGGCTAATGAAGAATAT GAGGAACGCCAGAAGAAGAGGTGGGCGGCTTTGCCTCCTATTATAAAGGATTTTTACAAGGAGGATCCGGACGTTGCTAATATGCCGCAGTCGGAGGTCGCTCATTTCAGGAAGACCAACAATAACATAGAAGTCCGACATGTTTTCGAGAACGAAGGGGCCTCCGACGAGGATATGAAAATACCAAATCCCGTCGAAACTTTCGAACAAGCCTTCCAG GCGTATCCAGACATTCTTAGAGAAAtacgaaaacaaaaatttgaaaaaccaAGCCCTATACAATGTCAGGCATGGCCTATTCTGCTGAGCGGTCGGGATCTCATTGGGATAGCGCAGACTGGAACAg GAAAAACTCTTGCCTTCTTACTGCCCGCTTTGATCCATATCGATGGGCAACCAACTCCACGCGATGAGCGTCCTGGACCGAATGTTCTCGTTATGGCACCGACGAGAGAACTGGCGCTGCAAATTGAGAAGGAGGTAGCGAAGTACTCCTACCACGGCATTAGAGC ggTGTGCGTGTACGGTGGCGGAAGTCGCAAAGCACAAATAGATACTGTGTCGAAGGGTGTGCAGATAGTAATTGCGACTCCCGGAAGATTAAACGACCTGGTTCAATCAGAGATATTGGATGTGTCGGCTGTGACGTATCTTATACTTGACGAAGCAGATCGTATGCTGGACATGGGTTTCGAACCGCAAATTCGTAAGACTCTTCTGGGTGTGCGACCAGATAGACAAACTGTTATGACGAG CGCTACGTGGCCTCAAGGTGTAAGACGCTTAGCTCAATCGTACATGAAAAATCCGATTCAAGTATTTGTCGGATCACTTGATTTAGCGGCTGTCCACTCTGTAACACAGAGGATTTATATGATCAACGAAGACGAGAAATCAGATATG atGCACCAGTTCTTCCGGGAAATGGGCTCTAACGATAAAGTGATGGTATTTTTCGGTAAGAAGGCAAAGGTGGACGATATCTCTAGCGATCTGGCCTTATCGAACATCGATTGTCAGAGCATTCACGGCGACAGAGATCAAACAGATAGGGAACAAGCCTTGGAAGATCTGAAGACTGGAGCCGTTCAGATTCTTCTCGCGACCGATGTGGCTAGTCGAGGAATCGACATTGAAGATATTAC GCACGTACTGAATTACGACTTCCCGAGGGATATAGAGGAATACGTTCACAGAGTCGGCCGTACTGGACGCGCAGGTCGAACGGGCGAGAGTATCACTTTTATGACAAGGCAGGACTGGCATCATGCCAAGGGACTCATTGAAATTCTCGAAGAGGCTAATCAG GAAGTACCTGAGGAAGTGTATAAAATGGCTGAAAGATATGACGcatggaagaagaagaaagatgcGGAGCAATCAAGTGTCAGAGGATTCAACAGAAATAGCGGTAGAAGCCGCTATCGCACTTAA
- the LOC139814347 gene encoding uncharacterized protein isoform X2, which yields MDLICAYEVDEDENGLVIKWFHEAYQIYQWIPPMPPQDIGIIEGLAEYPAENLQDPYSRSVIRLTTVTIDMTGEYMCAISTFQDEASNSTRMIVYVPESDMTVRTYPYNKTHVNLTCVVTGARPRPSLKLYVEGIESNDRGGDWGSSTDWHNGDPRTSLAVVVEDTLDPAVVECEMSIPETEYKRRERIVYYPTQLLPYRTNVSQGRHYAMLLVDILYITVLRLIFT from the exons ATGGACCTGATCTGCGCCTACGAGGTTGACGAAGACGAGAACGGACTCGTAATCAAATGGTTTCACGAAGCGTATCAGATCTATCAGTGGATTCCACCGA TGCCGCCACAAGATATCGGAATCATCGAGGGACTCGCGGAATATCCAGCTGAAAATCTGCAGGATCCGTATTCGCGTTCGGTGATACGATTGACGACCGTTACGATAGACATGACGGGAGAATACATGTGCGCAATCAGCACGTTCCAGGACGAAGCGAGCAACTCGACGAGGATGATCGTTTACG TACCGGAAAGCGATATGACGGTGCGCACTTACCCCTACAACAAGACTCACGTGAACTTGACGTGCGTGGTAACGGGCGCGCGACCACGGCCGTCCTTGAAGCTCTACGTCGAGGGAATCGAGAGCAACGATCGCGGGGGCGATTGGGGATCCTCGACGGACTGGCACAACGGTGATCCACGAACGTCGCTGGCCGTCGTCGTCGAGGACACGCTTGACCCCGCCGTTGTCGAATGCGAGATGTCGATCCCGGAAACGGAGTACAAGCGCCGGGAACGGATCGTCTACTACCCCA CGCAATTACTACCCTATCGCACAAATGTTTCGCAAGGGAGGCACTACGCGATGTTGCTTGTCGATATCCTTTATATTACCGTTCTTAGATTAATATTCACATAG
- the LOC139814332 gene encoding probable ATP-dependent RNA helicase DDX43 isoform X1 — translation MSDRWDSNRTPSRRYERGYDQRREVRRERDNQFYRRSNRSSGDNWRDDSTQNYSNDSYRRSNDGNSASEGATNGLVMYIDTNNIGRVIGRGGTKIKALQDESQAKISIDRQNDGNGQTAVTLTGSDDAQQRAKSLIEELLTERSNMQERVESTRRPAPMSAMPEQNQEVDWANFDWTKANEEYEERQKKRWAALPPIIKDFYKEDPDVANMPQSEVAHFRKTNNNIEVRHVFENEGASDEDMKIPNPVETFEQAFQAYPDILREIRKQKFEKPSPIQCQAWPILLSGRDLIGIAQTGTGKTLAFLLPALIHIDGQPTPRDERPGPNVLVMAPTRELALQIEKEVAKYSYHGIRAVCVYGGGSRKAQIDTVSKGVQIVIATPGRLNDLVQSEILDVSAVTYLILDEADRMLDMGFEPQIRKTLLGVRPDRQTVMTSATWPQGVRRLAQSYMKNPIQVFVGSLDLAAVHSVTQRIYMINEDEKSDMMHQFFREMGSNDKVMVFFGKKAKVDDISSDLALSNIDCQSIHGDRDQTDREQALEDLKTGAVQILLATDVASRGIDIEDITHVLNYDFPRDIEEYVHRVGRTGRAGRTGESITFMTRQDWHHAKGLIEILEEANQEVPEEVYKMAERYDAWKKKKDAEQSSVRGFNRNSGRSRYRT, via the exons ATGAGTGACAGGTGGGATAGTAATAGAACGCCATCGAGGAGGTACGAACGAGGTTACGATCAGAGAAGGGAAGTTAGAAGGGAAAGAGATAATCAGTTTTATAGACGTTCTAACAGATCTTCTGGAGATAACTGGAGAGATGACTCGACACAGAATTATAGTAATGATTCGTATAGGAGGAGTAATGATGGTAATAGTGCTTCAGAAGGTGCTACAAATGGACTTGTTATGTACATTGACACCAACAACATTGGAAGAGTTATTGGAAGGGGTGGCACCAAGATTAAGGCTCTACAAGATGAGAGCCAAGCCAAGATcagt ATCGATAGACAAAATGATGGAAATGGACAGACTGCTGTGACGCTAACCGGTTCCGATGACGCCCAACAACGAGCTAAGAGCTTGATAGAGGAGTTATTAACCGAGAGAAGTAACATGCAGGAAAGGGTAGAATCTACGCGAAGACCGGCACCTATGTCGGCTATGCCCGAGCAAAACCAAGAGGTTGATTGGGCTAATTTTGATTGGACCAAGGCTAATGAAGAATAT GAGGAACGCCAGAAGAAGAGGTGGGCGGCTTTGCCTCCTATTATAAAGGATTTTTACAAGGAGGATCCGGACGTTGCTAATATGCCGCAGTCGGAGGTCGCTCATTTCAGGAAGACCAACAATAACATAGAAGTCCGACATGTTTTCGAGAACGAAGGGGCCTCCGACGAGGATATGAAAATACCAAATCCCGTCGAAACTTTCGAACAAGCCTTCCAG GCGTATCCAGACATTCTTAGAGAAAtacgaaaacaaaaatttgaaaaaccaAGCCCTATACAATGTCAGGCATGGCCTATTCTGCTGAGCGGTCGGGATCTCATTGGGATAGCGCAGACTGGAACAg GAAAAACTCTTGCCTTCTTACTGCCCGCTTTGATCCATATCGATGGGCAACCAACTCCACGCGATGAGCGTCCTGGACCGAATGTTCTCGTTATGGCACCGACGAGAGAACTGGCGCTGCAAATTGAGAAGGAGGTAGCGAAGTACTCCTACCACGGCATTAGAGC ggTGTGCGTGTACGGTGGCGGAAGTCGCAAAGCACAAATAGATACTGTGTCGAAGGGTGTGCAGATAGTAATTGCGACTCCCGGAAGATTAAACGACCTGGTTCAATCAGAGATATTGGATGTGTCGGCTGTGACGTATCTTATACTTGACGAAGCAGATCGTATGCTGGACATGGGTTTCGAACCGCAAATTCGTAAGACTCTTCTGGGTGTGCGACCAGATAGACAAACTGTTATGACGAG CGCTACGTGGCCTCAAGGTGTAAGACGCTTAGCTCAATCGTACATGAAAAATCCGATTCAAGTATTTGTCGGATCACTTGATTTAGCGGCTGTCCACTCTGTAACACAGAGGATTTATATGATCAACGAAGACGAGAAATCAGATATG atGCACCAGTTCTTCCGGGAAATGGGCTCTAACGATAAAGTGATGGTATTTTTCGGTAAGAAGGCAAAGGTGGACGATATCTCTAGCGATCTGGCCTTATCGAACATCGATTGTCAGAGCATTCACGGCGACAGAGATCAAACAGATAGGGAACAAGCCTTGGAAGATCTGAAGACTGGAGCCGTTCAGATTCTTCTCGCGACCGATGTGGCTAGTCGAGGAATCGACATTGAAGATATTAC GCACGTACTGAATTACGACTTCCCGAGGGATATAGAGGAATACGTTCACAGAGTCGGCCGTACTGGACGCGCAGGTCGAACGGGCGAGAGTATCACTTTTATGACAAGGCAGGACTGGCATCATGCCAAGGGACTCATTGAAATTCTCGAAGAGGCTAATCAG GAAGTACCTGAGGAAGTGTATAAAATGGCTGAAAGATATGACGcatggaagaagaagaaagatgcGGAGCAATCAAGTGTCAGAGGATTCAACAGAAATAGCGGTAGAAGCCGCTATCGCACTTAA
- the LOC139814347 gene encoding uncharacterized protein isoform X1 — MPSLARTISPSIIVLLIFECYLGARGTSIKSLDVPLAVRNGTGPMDLICAYEVDEDENGLVIKWFHEAYQIYQWIPPMPPQDIGIIEGLAEYPAENLQDPYSRSVIRLTTVTIDMTGEYMCAISTFQDEASNSTRMIVYVPESDMTVRTYPYNKTHVNLTCVVTGARPRPSLKLYVEGIESNDRGGDWGSSTDWHNGDPRTSLAVVVEDTLDPAVVECEMSIPETEYKRRERIVYYPTQLLPYRTNVSQGRHYAMLLVDILYITVLRLIFT; from the exons ATGCCGTCGTTAGCACGCACGATCTCGCCCTCGATAATCGTTCTCCTAATATTCGAATGTTACTTGG gGGCCCGCGGTACCTCGATAAAATCCTTGGACGTGCCGCTCGCCGTGCGCAACGGCACCGGACCGATGGACCTGATCTGCGCCTACGAGGTTGACGAAGACGAGAACGGACTCGTAATCAAATGGTTTCACGAAGCGTATCAGATCTATCAGTGGATTCCACCGA TGCCGCCACAAGATATCGGAATCATCGAGGGACTCGCGGAATATCCAGCTGAAAATCTGCAGGATCCGTATTCGCGTTCGGTGATACGATTGACGACCGTTACGATAGACATGACGGGAGAATACATGTGCGCAATCAGCACGTTCCAGGACGAAGCGAGCAACTCGACGAGGATGATCGTTTACG TACCGGAAAGCGATATGACGGTGCGCACTTACCCCTACAACAAGACTCACGTGAACTTGACGTGCGTGGTAACGGGCGCGCGACCACGGCCGTCCTTGAAGCTCTACGTCGAGGGAATCGAGAGCAACGATCGCGGGGGCGATTGGGGATCCTCGACGGACTGGCACAACGGTGATCCACGAACGTCGCTGGCCGTCGTCGTCGAGGACACGCTTGACCCCGCCGTTGTCGAATGCGAGATGTCGATCCCGGAAACGGAGTACAAGCGCCGGGAACGGATCGTCTACTACCCCA CGCAATTACTACCCTATCGCACAAATGTTTCGCAAGGGAGGCACTACGCGATGTTGCTTGTCGATATCCTTTATATTACCGTTCTTAGATTAATATTCACATAG